The Amycolatopsis coloradensis sequence CCTAATTCGCGGCGCGCGAGGTCGATCATCGCGTCACGGTGGGCCTGCATCTCTGCCTCGTCCTCGTTGGCTGCCGCTACGTTCCAGCACCTGAGTAGCTCGCAGGCCTGCGAGCTGCCGTAGATCTCCAACCCGATCACCGCGTCCATCTCTGCCTGCACGCGCTCCCTTTGGGCCATCGTTGGTTCAGCTCGGCCAGCTTGTCCAGCTCGCCTTCGCGCTCGTATCGCTTGCGCCGTAGACCTAGTTCCGCCACGAGCAAGGCGGTGACGTACGCGTCTCGACGCTGGTGTGTCAATCGATCGCGCGTGGTCGCCTCCTCGGCGTGACGGGCCATCCGCTCCACCTGCGCTCGGCCTTGTTTGCCAGAGAGCCAGGTGAAGAACACGCCGGTCACGGCGGTCAGCCCAGCAGTAACAGGTGCTACCCACTCCCACGCCATCCTCGAATCCTGCCGTCCGGCGAACTGTTTTGGTAGCCCTTCGGCAGGGCCGCTCCAGTTGAATGCGACAGCCGAGCGGTGAGGTGTCATCTACTGGGTCCCCGGCCTTCAGCGCTTCTTCTCCTTGGTGTAACGGAGGCCTGTTCCCCATGGACGCTGTTGCAGACGCAATAGTGTCCATGGTGGTTGAAGTTGTGCGTGGACGTCCGTTGCCTGCTCCGGTACGGCACCGTTCTGGAAGCCGTCGGCGCCGATGCCGATTCAGATGTGGTCATGGTCATCGCGGGACTTGGGCCCTGCTTCGGACTGGTATCGCAACATCCAGGGCAGAATTCCCGAGAGGTTATTGTCGGCCGTCGGCGTTTCAGGCTGGCGCACCGGCTGCTGACCGAGACCGAGGCCATCGCGATTATGGCCGGCTACGAGCGGCGAAACCGGATGCTGCTCCCTGTCCTTCGTCCGCTGCTGAGTAAGTTGCTCGGCTGGACTTACGACGGTAGCGACGTCGCACGACGTCGCTTGGTGAGGCGGCTTCCGATCGTCGCGTTCCGGCCACGGACCGGCATCGGTGAGACGAGCGGCCATTAGGTCGCCGCTCGCAACCGCTGATCAGGGGACAGTTGTCGTCGGCCACATGAAGTCTTTGGGCGTGCCCAATCGGACGCTTGTCCATAATGGACTTAGAGAGTCCATGTGTCTCAATCGGCTTACCGCCAGGCGCGACCTGTGGCACGATCCGGGGTCGTCATCACAGTCACCTTTTCCTGGAGGGTCCTGCAGTGCGGTCGTACGACGTTTTGGCCGAATCGACGGCACCGCCTGCGGTCGTGTGGGCATTGCTGCTGGATCCGCGGACGTGGCCAGCCTGGTCGGGCGCCGGTGAGCTGGACGTCGGCCGCTCGGCCGGCCTCTCGCCGGATGGACGTGACGAAGTGGGTGCCATCCGTGCCTTCCGGGCGGGCCGGGCTGTCACCCGGGAACGGGTAGCGGGCCTTACTCCCGGGAAGCGGTTCGCCTACGAGACCGTGAAAAGCCCGCAATTGGCGGATCACCAGGCGACGATCGACCTCCACGAGATCCCCGGTGGAGGTACAAGAATTCGTTGGCAGGGAACGTATTCAGCCCGCGGGATAGGGCTCCGTTCCTCGGAAAGGCAAGTGCAGCGCACGATGGCGAGAACAGCTCGGCGGCTCGCTGAGTACGCGGCCGGTCAAAACGTAAGGTGATTGTCAGGTTCGGTCGCGTCGACGTGCGGGATACTGATCGCCGTCCGGTGCAAGCCGGAGGACGGTGACGCGACAGCCCGACAGCGCGGGCTACGACAGATCGGCGAGGCCCAGGCATGAATCGTGAAATGGTCAGACGATGAGCACGGGCACGGAGGGTTCCTGCGTGAAGTCGTGAAGCGATAGCCGTGGACGCGTTGGCGGGCCTGGAGCGAGGTGCCTGGCGCGTGCTCACCGACGAACCAGCCTCCGCACGGTCGTTCTACGAGACTGTGCTCCATGACCGTGTCGTGGTACTCCTGATCGACAGAAAACCGATCCAGGAACGCGAAGCCGCTCTGTCAGCCTTGTGCGGGGCGACCTGGACGGCGTATAGCCTTGCCGATCTGAGCGCGGCAAGGCTCAGCCGCGTGGTTGGCGCGGTCAACTACCGGGTCGCCGCAACCAAAGACGGGGTTCCCTATTCGGCCCGGGTAAGCAGCGTCTACGTTCGTCGTGACGATGGCTGGAAGCTGACCTTTCATCAGCATGTCAGCTGGTAAGTGCTCGCCGACGGACTGGAGACGGAGTTGCCGTCCGTATTGTCGAGGTTGCTGTCTCGCTGGGTTTTGGGGCGAGGGTGGACGTTTCCGGTCGCGGTCGTCATTTTCGTCTTCGTGACGAGCTGGCCGTTGATGCTGCTGGCGGAACCGGTGGGAAGCGAACTGGTCCTGCCGGGAAACTACTGGTGGTACTTCGTCGTCACGGCCACGACGGTGGGGTACGGAGACTTCTCACCGGAGACCACCGCGGATCATTTCGTCGGTGCCTACGTCATCGTGGGTGGGATCGTGACGATCACCACGGTGTTCACAAGGCTCGCCTCGAAGATCGAATTGGCGAAGGGACGGCGAATGCAGGGGTTGGATGTCGTACGTGCGGAAGGACATACGGTTCTGATCGGCTACACGCCCGGCCGGACCGAGCGGCTCGTCAGGCAGTTGTTCGCCGGGAGGATCGGCCTGCTTGACCTTGTGCGCGACCGATGACACACCGCTTCACCCGATGCCCGCACAGCCGGTGGATTTCGTCCGTGGCGAGCCGACCGCAGTCGAGGTGCTGACCAGGGCCGGCGTGGAAAGAGCCGGCACAGTTCTCGTCGACATGCGTGACGACAACGAGGCGCTTGCCGTCGCGGTGACCGTGAACCATGTGAACCGATCGGCGCATGTGGTGGTCACTCTGCGGGACATGGAGAAAGCCGAACTCGTGCACTACGTCGATCCGCGGATCAAATGCGTTCAGTGGCACACACCGCGCATGGTCACCGAGGAACTCACGTCGCCCGGCATCACCGAGGTCTACTCGGAACTGATGACGTCCGGCGGAGCCAGCACTTACTCCGCGACCCTGCCCAGTTCACTCGGGCGATTGAGCACCGAGAAATGCAAGGTCGCGCTGGGCCGGGCCTTCGGTGCGACGGTCCTTGTTGCGCGAGACGGTGAGGACCTGATCGTCAATCCGTCCTGGGAAGGTGAGCTTCCTGTCGGCTCGGTCCTCTACTACGTTGGGCCACGGCGACTCGAGGACGCGGAAATCGAAGCTGTCCTGCGGGAATGCGCACCGTAGGACGTCATTGAGTTCCGAGTGCACGGAGCACGCGAAATCGCGCGAGCCGGTGCAGCATTTCGCCCATGGCGTCGGGCCTGATTTGACCGTCGAGTTCGGCGTGGGCGGCGCACACGATGTCGTTGACGGCGGCTTCGGACAAGGAGGGGGCGAACTCGCGGGAAAGCCATTGTCGGACTTCGTCGGTGATGTCGTCGGTATGGTGATCGTGGACGGTCATGTCCCTCTCCTCCTGTTCGACGACATCCTCATTGTGTCGGCGACACGGGGGACTGCACCTGACGAGTGCCTGACGATTGAGCGGGACTCGGCGGCGACGTGGGTGGAACCGAACGGCTTGAGACCGTCGGCGTGGTGCTGGGCGCGAGTGTGGTGATCGGCTCGGGTTCGTCCTGGTCTGTCACACCGCAGCCGCCGAGTAAGAGGGCGAGCGTGACGAGGATGATCACGCGTTGCTTCATGTGGCTGCCTCCGGGAGTTCGACGACGAATCGGGCGCCGCCGCCGGGCCGGTCTTCGACCCAGACGGTGCCGCCGTGGCGGTGGACGTGGTCTGCGACGATGGCCAGCCCCAGTCCACTGCCTGTATCGCGGTCACGGCGACCGGCGTGCAGGCCGCGGGCGAAGCGTTCGAAGATGCGTTCCCGGAGAGCGGGTGGAACGCCGCTGCCAGCGTCGTCGACTTCTATCCTCGCATTGACGCCGCTTCGCCGCAGAGCCACGGCGACGGCGCCGCCACCGTAGCGGTCGGCGTTATCGAGCAGGTTGGTGACGACCCGGTCGATGCGGCGGCGGTCGGCGGAGACGAGTGGCGTGTCCGGATCGCTGTCGAGAATGGACGCGGAAGTCCCTCTGCTGTCGAGGATGTTGCGCAGGAGGTCGTCGAGGTCCACCAGTTCGGCGGTCTCGGTGATGTCGTCCTGGTCGGCGCGGGAGATCTCGAGCAGATCGACGACCATGCCTTGGAAGCGGTGCAGTTCCGCGTCGAGCAGTCCCAGTGCTTTGCGAGCGGTCGGGTCCATCGTGTCCTGGCGGCGGGTCATGACCTGGGTGACGTTGACCATGGTGGTGAGGGGGGAGCGGAGTTCGTGGCTGACGTCCGCGGCGAAGCGTTTGTCACGGCGGACTCGTTGTTCGAGTTGTTCGGTCGTGGTGTTGAAGCTCGTGGCGAGCGGGGCGAGGTCCGGGTCGTCTTGATGCGGGAGCCGGGTCGTCAGATCCCCGCGTGCCACCCGGGCTGCGGCGCCGCGAAGTGCGGTGAGAGGACGCAGCGCTCGTTTGGTGGTCCAGGCACCGAGCAACACTCCGAACAGTGAGGCCACGACGGTGCCCGCGGTGAGCAGGATGCTGAGGTATCGGAAGGTCCGGTCCAATTCGAGCAGCGGATACAGTTCGACGTAGACGCTCCCGCCGCTGCCTACCGGGGTGGCGATGGCGAGCACGGGGATACCGTCGGCGGTGAACCGTTGCCGTGCGGCGACGCCGTCACGCGCGCTCGTCACCAGGGCGGCCGGAATTATGCCGGGCTCGATCTGCCGTCCGCTGGTGAGCCAGCCGTCGGGCCGGGACAGGAGGATCGACGAGTCCGGGCCACTGGCGAGCCCGGTCAGCAGTTCGGTGAGGTTGTCGGAGTGCTCGGCCAGCGCTTTGTCGACGAGGCCGACGTTGACCTCCGACTGCCGCAAGGTGCTCTGTTCGCGCTGGTCGAGCATGTAGCCGGTGGTCAGGTTCCAGGTCGCGACCCCGAGCACGGTCATGACCACCGCCAAGCCGAGGCCGAACGCGCCTGCCACGCGCCAGCGCAGGGAAAGCCGACGCAACGCCGCCCCGAACCCCGCGCGGGTCATGATCCCGGACTGATTTGATAGCCGCGTCCGCGCACGGTCAGCACCAGACTCGGATTGTCGGGATCGGACTCGACCTTGCGGCGTAACCGTCTGATGTGGACATCCAGGAGCCGGGTGTCACCGAAGTAGTCGTGACCCCACACCCGCTGGAGCAGCTGTTCCCTGGTGACGACCCTGCCCTCAGCGGTGGCCAGTTCGGCGAGAAGACGGAATTCGGTGCGGGTCAGATGCACGCGGCGGCCGTCACGATGCACGCTTTCCTCGTCGGGCTGGATTTCCAGGCCGCCCACGGTGATCCGGGCCGGGGGAGGTGGTGCGGTGCGGCGGAGCAGGGCGCGGATTCTGGCCGCGAGTTCACCGGCGACCAGCGGTTTGGTGACGTAGTCGTCCGCGCCGGCTTCGAGGCCTGCGATGACGTCCTGGGTGTCCGTGCGGGCGGTGATCACGATGATCGGCAGTGCACCTTGTTCGCGCACGGATCGGCAGACGGTGAGTCCGTCGATGCCCGGCAGCATGAGATCGAGCAGGACGACGTCGAATCGGCCGTCCGCGAGCAGTTCGAGCCCGTCTTCGCCGGTTTCCGCACAGTCGACGGCGAAGCCCTCGTCGGCCAGCGCGAGGCTCAATGCCTCGCTGATCATCACGTCGTCCTCGACGAGAAGAACACGAGTGGGCACAGTCGGTATCTCCTTCCGGCCGCCAGGCTAACAGTCTTCGATCGTAAGGCAGTCGTCAGTTTCAGGGTCCCCGATTCGTGTCAGGGTGGAAACACGCTCACTGAAACACGGGAGGAAACGCCCATGACCGCCGACGTGCTCGCAGCACAAGCCGACACCGCCTCGCGGGTGGAACTTCACCCCAGGGTGCGACGGCTGCGCGACGACGCGGACCGGGCCTGGGCCATCGCGGACGGACATCGAACGTTGGCAGCGGAGATCGAAGCGAGCGGAGAGCCGGAGGCGTTCACGCGGGCCAAGTCCCAGCGGCTGCTCGGCGAAGTCGCCGCGCACCACGGATTCGCCTATCACGAACTCGCCAACGCCGCCGAAGCCCGCGCCGGAGCGCAAATCCATCCGCGTGAGTCTCCACAATGGAACCTTCTGATCGATCGTTCGTTCACCGCGATCCGTCGCGCCGAAGCACATCACGAACGTGCCGCGGCGTTCTCGGCCAGAACAGCCGGTGACGAGGCTGCTGCTCGACGACATGAGCTCGCCGCCAGAGAGGCGGACAGGCGTGCGGTGAAGTCGCTCACGGAAGCAGGCTGATCGCTGAACGGTGCGATCGTAAGGATTTCGTCAGGTCGGTTCTGCCAGTTCCATGACACGCTCGGCGTGCGTTCCTTATCCGATTAACGAGGACGGTGATGGGTCTCTCAGTCAGCCTGCGTAGCAGAGCTCTGACCGAACTGTCGTACCTGGGCAGGGGGAAGCCGTCGGTGGCAGCCGGTGGAGCGGTTGTCCCCGCAGGCACTGTCGACAGCGGGTTCCAGCGTGCCAAGCGCTTGCGAGCCGAGGCCGCTCGGGTGCGCTCGGCGGCAGGTGAGCACTTGGAGCGCGCAGCGGAGTCGATGGCAGCTGGCGATCCGTCTCTAGCACAGAGACACAGAGCTCTCGGTGAAGTGGCTGCCTGTCATTACAGAGCCTACGACGAGCTGGCCGCCGCGTCGGAACATCGGAGCAGAGCCAAGCGGTTCCCGCGCGGCATGAAGGCGCGTGAGATCGAGATTCACCGGGCCTACGCGGCGATCCGGCGCGCCGAGGGCCACCGGGAGCGAGGAGAAGAGCTCCGTCGCCGCGACGACGCCTTCGCGGCGTTGCGTCACCGGGAACTCGCAGGGGAGGCCGAGGAGAAGGCGAGGATCGCCGACCTCCGCGCGTTCGAACTCATGGAAAACGGATCGAACGAAGGTTCACCATGAAGACCGGAACTCAGTCACGTCCGATTTTCGGCAGGCCTGATCCGTTCTGCCTGTTCGCCGTGGTCCCCGCCTTCTTGGTGGCGGTTCTCATGCTTGTGCTGGATCTGTGGGTGCTCGCGAGCGCAGGCTTCGCGTTCGCCGCTTTGATCCTGTTGTTCGATTCTTGGGTGAACCGCCCGGAGCCCGCCCCAGAGCCGAAACGTCGTGTACGTCGACGAGAAACCTTTCAGCGACCTACACGGCACAATGTTGTTCGTTCTATGAGAACGGCATCGGTGCACCGCTACCGGTAGGACTGTTCTCGGCGAAGCGGCTGGTGCCGAGCCATGTGATGGCCTGGCGTACGGAGTTCCGTGGGCCGGTGATGACGATCGCCTTGTCCCGCAGGGCGTCCAGCCAGTCCTCGTGGCCGAGCCAGACCCTGGCGAGGGCGCCGACCGTGCACTCGATCCGCATCGCTTGCGGACGCTTCGGATCGTGAACGGTTGCCGCGGTTACCGTCCTGGACAGCACGAGCCACCACCAGCGCGGCCCGGGAGATTCGGTGAACCGGAAGTGAATCGACACGGCCTCGCGTGGAAGCAGGTAACGGTCGATGCCGCGGGCGACGTCACGGAGAACGAGGGCAGGGTCGAGATCGCCGTGTCGCGGTGGCGGGAGGTGCCGTGCGCCCCAGCGGCCGAGCGGTTCGACGACTTCGGCCAGCGCCTGGCCTGCTTCGGTCAACTCGGCCCGGCGGGGGCGAAGCACCACGAGACCCGTGGCCTCGAGCTTGCGCAGCCGTTTGGTCAGCAGGCCGGTCGACATACCCGGAACGCCGGCCGCGATGTCCGTGATCGCGGTGCTGCCGTTCAGCAGCTCGCGGATGATCAACAGCGTCCAGGGTTCGCCGACCACCTCGGCCGCCAGCGCGATCGGGCAGTGTTGCTCATAGCGCATCACAACACCTGCACGACTCGGGCGATGCGGTCGCGTGCGAGACGGTGCAGCATCTCGCCGATCGCCTCGGGCACGATCTGGTCCTTGAGGTCGCGGTGGGTGGCGCGGACGATGGCGCCCACCGCCGAGGGTGACAGCTTCGTCGAGAACTCGTTGGCCAGCCAGACGGTCACGTCCTCGACGACGTCCTGCGCCTTCGGTGTCTCCACGCTCATCGCTCTCCTGTTGTGCCTCGATTCTCCGGCTATTCTTCCGGCTCAGCGCCCAGGTGAACCTGACGACTGTCTGACGATTGCGGTGGGCCGTGGTCGACGATGTCGGGAGGAGTGCCGCTCGTGGCAGGCGCAGTTCCGTCTCACCACAAGCGGTGAGGAGCGTACAAACGACCACGTCATGGCCAAGGTCCATTTGGCCCTGGCTTCAGCGTCATGTGAAGGTGGATCGCAAGGGAGTTGTCAGGTCAGGGCGTTCGGGCAGCCATCACACTGGGGTGGAAGGTCCCCGCCGGAATGGGCGGGGATGCCGGACGACAGGATTTTCCAACGGTATGAAATCGCGCTCGCCCGAAGCGAATACAACTGACCGGAACAGTGCCGAGGCGGGCGAAGCGAGCCGATTGGCTCCTGCTGTCGCGGGAGCGTGTACGTTCCTTGCCGGGGTCTGGCTGACACTTTCGCCCTTTGTGCTCGATCATGAGTACACGGGGACCGGATTCGACGGGCTCTGGAACGACGCGCTGGTGGGCATCGCGCTGATAGTGACCGGCTCCGCGCGGCTGGTGGAACCCCTTGCGGCTTCACGCTGGTCGTCATTGCCGCCTGCTCTCGGGCTGTGGCTCATCGCGGCACCTTTCGTCCTGGGCTACAACGACGGAACGCCGGCGCCTGGGGCGACGACGAGTGACCTCGCGGTCGGTGTCTTCTTGCTGCTCGTCTGGCTCGTCATCTCCGGTTCTCGAGAAGAGGATCGGGCGGACGGTGACATTGAGGGCTTCGAGCGAAGTAGAGAGTGAGACTGTGCAGCCGACCGGCGGCCGGAGTGCTCGATCGAGAGGACCAGTGGATAGGACGGGTGTTCGTCGGCCACGGCCGGTGTTGTGCGGGCGAGCCAGGCCGAGTCAGACCAAGCGGAAAGGCCTAGTTTGTCAGGACCCGCGGGCGATGTCGTCATTTCGCGAACGCTGTCGTATGGACGTCGTAAACGACACCGCGGTGAGATCTCTGCGCGTCTTCGGCTTGCCGCTCGGTTCAGGTGCGCAGGCCCTGCAGCACGATCGCGAGACCGAGTCGGAATTCCGTGTCGGGCGTGACGCCGGTAGGCCGAGGGTTGGCGGTGAACCGTAGCCCGTGCGCAGGCTGTCAGCCATTACGTCGTGAGTACTCCGTCAATACCGATGCCACGCGTGCGCAGGACAGGTAGTTCGACACGAGGTGGAAGTCAAAGGCATGGGCGACGCTGTGCTCGTCGACGTCCACGTCCGCGAAACGCCGGGAAACGCCGAAGGGCGGTACAGCCACCAGATCGCCTGGATCGGCGAGGTTCACCCACCGGGCCACGCCAGGTGGTCGCGCTCCGCGACCGTCCGCCGGCGGCGGGCACAGCCGAGGGAAGACCGCATGCGGTAAGGCCAGGGGTGAACCGAGGGTGATGAGCAGGTCGACCGGAACGTCCTGACATTCCCACAGCGCTTCGTAGGCGACGACCGACCCGAGCGAATGTGCGATGACCACTTTTGCGTGCCTGGAACGAAGAGTGTGGACCACGCGTTCCCGGGCAGCTGTTCGTGCCGAGTCGTCGTCGGGGTTCAGGTAGGCCGCGACTTCCCGGAAGAAGGTCGCAACGAACATATTGACCAGGCGTGGGGAGAGCCCGCGTCGTTCCGCAACCCAGGACAGAACTTGACGTAGTGGCCAGGTACCCCAGCCCTGACGGCCTTGGATGGGGAGATCGAGGCTTTCGAGCCAAGCCCGCAGCATCTGCTCGGCTTCCGGGGGAAGGTTGTCGAGGTCGTCGCCGCCCTGCCTGCCCGGTGCTCGCAGCTGGTCGGCGTAGTAGGCGACATCGATGGATTGGATGGCCGGAAAGCCGGTTGAGAGGTGCCGTCGCCAGACGGTGGAGAGCTGCAGAGCGGCGTGCTCCACCGTCTCACCGGGCCGGTGATTTCCGACGCCATGTACGCCGATGATCTGGAGCATCAACGCCCTTTCGCGATGTGATCGAGGGTCAGGACATCCTGGCCTGTGCAGACCACGAGGCCGTTGTCCGGAGTGATGTCGAGGGCCCATACCGGCGCAGGCATCGTCAGAACCTCGCTGCATTGGCCGGTACCGAGGTCCCATACCCGGACTGCCCGGTCGAACCCGCCGCTGATGGCGGTCGGCCGTTCGTCGATCTCGGTGCATACGACAGCCGCGATCCAGTCACTGTGTCCCGCCAGTGGCTCAGCGATGGGTCGGCCGCTCCTGAGATTCCAAAGCCGGATCAGGTAGTCGTCCCCGCCGGTCACCGCGACCGGATCGCCGTCCAGCATGGTGCAGGCGACCGCGTAAACCCGGTCACGGTGATCCCGCGACGGTGGATGCACAAGCGTCCCGTCGGTCAGATCCCAAACTCTTACGGCGTGATCGTTGCTCACCGTGACGGCGACAGGGCGTCCGTCGATGCTCGTCGAAGCGATCGCCCGGCTCCACCGGTGATCGATCGCAGGGGCGTCCAGGACAGCGCCGGTGGCGGGGTCCCAGAACCGTACGCATTCGTCTCCGCACACGATCATGGCTGTCCGGCCGCCCACTTCGGAGCAGGTGATCGCGTTGATCCACCCGATGGCCAGGTCGGTGCTACCGACCAGCGCTCCTGTCCTGGTGTCCCAAGCCCGAACGGATCCGTCCGCACCGCCGGTCACGGCCAACCGCATGCCGTCGACGTCCGCGAGCGCGACGGAGGAGACGACGCCGGATGCCCCCGCGAACGGCTTGCCGATTCGCTCTCCGGTGCTCAAGTCGAATTGCCACGCATGGCCGTTACTTCCCGCGGCGACCACGATCCCGGCGCTTTCGCTGCCGGAAGAGGTCACCGCGGTGGCCCAGCTTCTTTCGTCGTCGAAGGGCAGGGTGGACGCCCAACGAGGGATCCAGCCACCGGACTGGATGTCCGAGGCGATCCGGCGTCCCAGCTCCGCGTCACCATGACGAGCGGCTTCGACTGCGAGGACCCAGCGGCGGACTGCCAGGGGCTCGTTCCCGAACGCCCAGCGTCGGAGTGCTTGCAAATACATGTCGCCGCGCAACCGGGCGGCTGTGTCCTGCGCGCGGTAAAGCTCGGGCACAAGACTTCGGCCGTCGGCATGGAGGAGGAATTCGATGTCGAGAAGCAGCTCGTCGACGCGGCCGGCTTCGATGGCGTGGTGGATCACGTGGCGCAGAAGATAGGGTGGGACCGAGGACCAGCTGCCCCAGCGGCCCGCCCGCACAGCTCCGAGCAGCCGGTCGAAGACGGCGCCGGAGCCTGCCCGGATGTCTTCTGCTCCGTCGGCCTCCGCCGTGCTGCCGGACATCGGGCGCAAGCGGAGGTAGTCGGCGAGACTCTGGTGCAGCAGGCGGTAGAGCGTCGTGCCGTCCTGTTCGACCGTCGTCCGCAGATAGAACCTGACAGCGTCAAGGAGAGCGCGGACCCGGTCCTCGGTGGCTGTAGCGCAGAATCCTTCGGCGAGGAAGCCGATGACCTCGGCGGGAGCACCTTCACCGACTGTGTGCGCCACCGCGGCCAGCGTCGCGCGGAGCTCGGCGCGATCAGGCCGCGCGCCCAGTTCCAGTTCCAGGACTTCAGGCAGACTGCGTGGCGCCGTCGCACCCAGTTTTTCGGCCTCGACGAGGGAAGTCACCGGCGCTAGATGGCCGAGGTACCCCACGAACATCCCTGCGACGAGAAAGGCGCCCCATGCGGACTGGTTCGACCTCCTTCGGAGCCCGACGAGACGAGTGGCCATGGTGGTGGCGAGGTGTTCCCGTACAGGCCGCTGATCGGCCGAGTCGTAGCCCGGCATGTCCGCGAGCCGGGTTCGGAGGTACTCCTGGAGGTCGTAGCGGAGTTCGACGCGAGAGACGGTGTCCAGGTCCGTCAGCCCGTGGTCCTCAGCGGCGATCTTCCGGAGCAGCTGGAACTCCTGCCAGGGCCGGAAGCCGACCAGCAGCCTGCAGACAGGGGTGTCATCGAGGTGCCGTGCACCGACGAGAGGCATGAGGAAGTCCCTGATCATCCGGTTCGGGTCCAAGGCCTCGTCGACGGCATCGACGACGATGACCGGCGTGACCGCGAGGCCTGCCAGCTCTGTGATCAGCCCCGCGACAGAGCGGCTTTGGCTCGGGCGAGGCAGGCCGAACTGCCTGACCAGCGAGTCGACCAGCTCGGGGACCCGGCGTTGGCGTGCGTGAACCGCTCCGAGATAAGGGTTGCGTGACGGGCAACCTGCCGCTTCCAGGCGGGCTCGTACGTGCGGTACCGCAGCCGCGAGGACCGGATGCGCGGCGCAGACCAGCGCTCCGAGCAAGGCGGACTTGCCGACCCCTGGGCTTCCGGTCACGACGCGGAGGCCGCTGCCGGGGTCGGCACCGTCCATCCAGCGGGCCAGGTCTCGCAGCTGCCGGCGGCGGCCGGCGAAATGCGAACCGACCCGGCCGAGGAAGTGCTCCGCGTCGAAGACGTCGTCGAGTTCGTCGAGGAAGCTTCGCAGCGGTGACTCGATGGCTTGGCGTGCCAGGCGCTGAGGGTCGTCGACAAAGCGGGGGTTGGGAAAGAACGGTAGCTCGGGAACATCCTGTGCGGGATCGAGCGGCGTAGCGTGTACCCGCTGAGGCAGACCCGGCATCGCCTCGACTCGTTCAGCGATCCTCCTCGCGAACGCCGGGAACGAAACGTATCTCCTGCTCGGGTCGGTACCGAGGCCGTCCACGGCCAGCTGTTTCAGTACTTCGGCCACCGACCGGCTGAACCGCCCGTCGAAGGCGTCTTCGTCCGGCCCGGCCCCCGCGATCACCCAAGCCCTGGCGTCACGTCCAGCCCGTGCGACAAGCCACGGCAGGCGGGCCGCACGGCCCGCTCGGCAGAGGTCGAGAAGGAACAGCGCCGGTGCGCGACGTTGCTGTGCGGTCGAAATCCACTCGCTGACGTTGGTACCCAGACCAGGGCGGCCGTTGGCCGGGACCACATCGAGGCGCTGATCGTCGTCACCGATGTCGCCATGAGAGACGACGTGGACGACGAGACACGCTTCTCCATCCTCGAGCTCACGATCGATCGCGCCGACCAAATCGCGGCGATCGGGATTGTGAAGAGTTGTTGCTTCGTACTGCAAGTTCGTCAAAGCATGGCTGACGGACTCGGTCACCTCGTTGGCGAAATCGAGTGGAGGCCACCCCGAGTCGTCGAGTGCTGGTTCTTCGCCTGCAGGAACCTGCGTGGAGAATTCCCCGACCCCGATGAGCAGCGCTCGTTGCGCGCCTGCCCGTCCAGGCAGTTCTGGCGTCATGCCGAGACCCGTTCTCCCTCTGTAGTTCTGACCGGG is a genomic window containing:
- a CDS encoding potassium channel family protein, whose amino-acid sequence is MTSWPLMLLAEPVGSELVLPGNYWWYFVVTATTVGYGDFSPETTADHFVGAYVIVGGIVTITTVFTRLASKIELAKGRRMQGLDVVRAEGHTVLIGYTPGRTERLVRQLFAGRIGLLDLVRDR
- a CDS encoding HAMP domain-containing sensor histidine kinase, which encodes MTRAGFGAALRRLSLRWRVAGAFGLGLAVVMTVLGVATWNLTTGYMLDQREQSTLRQSEVNVGLVDKALAEHSDNLTELLTGLASGPDSSILLSRPDGWLTSGRQIEPGIIPAALVTSARDGVAARQRFTADGIPVLAIATPVGSGGSVYVELYPLLELDRTFRYLSILLTAGTVVASLFGVLLGAWTTKRALRPLTALRGAAARVARGDLTTRLPHQDDPDLAPLATSFNTTTEQLEQRVRRDKRFAADVSHELRSPLTTMVNVTQVMTRRQDTMDPTARKALGLLDAELHRFQGMVVDLLEISRADQDDITETAELVDLDDLLRNILDSRGTSASILDSDPDTPLVSADRRRIDRVVTNLLDNADRYGGGAVAVALRRSGVNARIEVDDAGSGVPPALRERIFERFARGLHAGRRDRDTGSGLGLAIVADHVHRHGGTVWVEDRPGGGARFVVELPEAAT
- a CDS encoding winged helix-turn-helix domain-containing protein, which encodes MISEALSLALADEGFAVDCAETGEDGLELLADGRFDVVLLDLMLPGIDGLTVCRSVREQGALPIIVITARTDTQDVIAGLEAGADDYVTKPLVAGELAARIRALLRRTAPPPPARITVGGLEIQPDEESVHRDGRRVHLTRTEFRLLAELATAEGRVVTREQLLQRVWGHDYFGDTRLLDVHIRRLRRKVESDPDNPSLVLTVRGRGYQISPGS
- a CDS encoding SRPBCC family protein, whose protein sequence is MDLESPCVSIGLPPGATCGTIRGRHHSHLFLEGPAVRSYDVLAESTAPPAVVWALLLDPRTWPAWSGAGELDVGRSAGLSPDGRDEVGAIRAFRAGRAVTRERVAGLTPGKRFAYETVKSPQLADHQATIDLHEIPGGGTRIRWQGTYSARGIGLRSSERQVQRTMARTARRLAEYAAGQNVR
- a CDS encoding DUF4440 domain-containing protein, with amino-acid sequence MLTDEPASARSFYETVLHDRVVVLLIDRKPIQEREAALSALCGATWTAYSLADLSAARLSRVVGAVNYRVAATKDGVPYSARVSSVYVRRDDGWKLTFHQHVSW
- a CDS encoding helix-turn-helix domain-containing protein: MRYEQHCPIALAAEVVGEPWTLLIIRELLNGSTAITDIAAGVPGMSTGLLTKRLRKLEATGLVVLRPRRAELTEAGQALAEVVEPLGRWGARHLPPPRHGDLDPALVLRDVARGIDRYLLPREAVSIHFRFTESPGPRWWWLVLSRTVTAATVHDPKRPQAMRIECTVGALARVWLGHEDWLDALRDKAIVITGPRNSVRQAITWLGTSRFAENSPTGSGAPMPFS
- a CDS encoding SPW repeat domain-containing protein — protein: MKSRSPEANTTDRNSAEAGEASRLAPAVAGACTFLAGVWLTLSPFVLDHEYTGTGFDGLWNDALVGIALIVTGSARLVEPLAASRWSSLPPALGLWLIAAPFVLGYNDGTPAPGATTSDLAVGVFLLLVWLVISGSREEDRADGDIEGFERSRE
- a CDS encoding serine peptidase: MLQIIGVHGVGNHRPGETVEHAALQLSTVWRRHLSTGFPAIQSIDVAYYADQLRAPGRQGGDDLDNLPPEAEQMLRAWLESLDLPIQGRQGWGTWPLRQVLSWVAERRGLSPRLVNMFVATFFREVAAYLNPDDDSARTAARERVVHTLRSRHAKVVIAHSLGSVVAYEALWECQDVPVDLLITLGSPLALPHAVFPRLCPPPADGRGARPPGVARWVNLADPGDLVAVPPFGVSRRFADVDVDEHSVAHAFDFHLVSNYLSCARVASVLTEYSRRNG
- a CDS encoding NAD-binding protein, with translation MPAQPVDFVRGEPTAVEVLTRAGVERAGTVLVDMRDDNEALAVAVTVNHVNRSAHVVVTLRDMEKAELVHYVDPRIKCVQWHTPRMVTEELTSPGITEVYSELMTSGGASTYSATLPSSLGRLSTEKCKVALGRAFGATVLVARDGEDLIVNPSWEGELPVGSVLYYVGPRRLEDAEIEAVLRECAP